A stretch of the Saprospiraceae bacterium genome encodes the following:
- the rpsI gene encoding 30S ribosomal protein S9, producing MEMINAIGRRKAAVARVYLTKGATNEVIINGRALNEYFPIKDIAQKVMDPMQTVQSEQTYTVKAVVDGGGLKGQAEALRLAISRALCKIDAEFRAPLKEKKFLTRDAREVERKKFGLRKARRSTQFSKR from the coding sequence ATGGAAATGATCAATGCAATAGGTAGAAGGAAAGCTGCGGTAGCCCGCGTGTACCTTACAAAAGGAGCCACCAATGAAGTAATCATCAATGGCAGGGCTTTAAATGAATATTTTCCAATAAAGGACATTGCACAAAAAGTAATGGATCCGATGCAAACTGTTCAATCCGAACAAACTTATACTGTGAAAGCGGTAGTAGATGGAGGTGGATTGAAAGGACAAGCAGAAGCATTGCGATTGGCAATATCAAGAGCACTTTGTAAAATTGATGCAGAGTTTCGGGCACCACTAAAAGAAAAGAAATTTTTGACACGAGATGCCCGTGAAGTAGAACGTAAAAAATTCGGTTTACGTAAAGCACGTCGTAGTACGCAGTTTAGTAAACGTTAA
- the rplM gene encoding 50S ribosomal protein L13, which yields MNTRSYETKHRRPEDVQRKWFVIDAETLVVGRLSSQIASILRGKHRVDYTPHVDCGDCVIVVNASKVRFTGKKLDDKVYLTYSGYPGGQKSITPRQMLEKHPTRVIETAVRKMLPKNKLGDAMFRKLFVYEGPEHYHAAQKPEPYTI from the coding sequence GTGAATACACGTAGTTACGAAACGAAACACAGACGCCCGGAAGACGTCCAGCGGAAGTGGTTTGTAATTGATGCAGAGACCCTCGTTGTGGGGCGTCTTTCATCCCAGATTGCCTCCATTCTAAGAGGGAAGCATCGCGTAGATTATACCCCTCATGTTGATTGTGGCGATTGTGTAATCGTTGTAAATGCATCTAAAGTGCGTTTTACAGGCAAGAAACTTGATGATAAAGTTTACTTAACCTATAGCGGATATCCAGGAGGTCAAAAAAGCATTACTCCACGGCAAATGCTCGAAAAACACCCGACCCGAGTGATTGAAACAGCCGTTCGCAAAATGCTCCCAAAAAATAAATTGGGAGATGCCATGTTCAGAAAATTATTTGTTTACGAAGGTCCGGAGCATTATCATGCTGCTCAAAAACCTGAACCTTATACAATCTAA
- a CDS encoding four helix bundle protein, translating to MPFKFENLDIWKLSIEYSHDVYSMTSNFPKVEFYNLSIQFKRAANSISLNISEGSIGQSNKEQCRFINYAIRSMAECVNCLYLALRLNYISKFEFDQLYIKSELLFKKLQNFKKAINKQNN from the coding sequence GTGCCCTTTAAATTTGAAAACCTTGATATTTGGAAACTGTCTATTGAATATTCGCATGATGTATATTCAATGACTTCAAATTTTCCTAAAGTAGAATTTTATAATTTATCCATTCAATTCAAGAGAGCAGCAAATTCAATTTCTTTAAATATTTCAGAAGGGTCTATTGGCCAATCCAATAAAGAACAATGCAGGTTTATAAATTATGCCATTCGTTCTATGGCAGAATGTGTTAATTGTTTATATTTAGCATTAAGATTAAATTATATTTCAAAGTTTGAATTTGATCAATTGTACATAAAATCAGAATTGTTATTCAAAAAATTGCAAAATTTTAAAAAAGCAATAAATAAACAAAACAACTGA
- a CDS encoding caspase family protein has translation MKYGFILFLLISIPFELFCQTCIKGDCKNGFGSCYYSNGGRYTGEFQLAKRNGKGIYYYANQNKYLGEWRNDLREGEGKLIFRNGDVYSGNFKADKMEGYGVMEFGSKDRYDGNWKLNKPSGKGTYYFAAGDRYEGDFVDARFEGEGTMYYRNGAKYLGQWKQSKKHGYGELITKEGKSIVAQWEADKPLKVLDESPAIAKDEVIVQDKPEDTKQDKINETAVIKDTVLESKNKQQDAEKPIVQNETKPQNPVCEQEEKLPNCNTSYCAEGKGIFYYSDGSKYVGQFELGEPHGKGICFYANGDRYDGYWDKHAPHGEGTMYFVSGLTYVALWDHGKVQKQLSRKQEFRLNPNIEVDQNPEVKIWAVVVGIARYEHMPSLKYSDDDAYRIYAFLKSPEGGALKDEQIRVLIDEDATRLKILQALNEVFLKADDNDVVMLYYSGHGLEGTFIPIDYDGTNNLISHEEIKDLLSRSKAKHKICYFDACYSGSLLAAKGPYSNSLLYFYDELDRTPGGTAFLMSSKNKEFSLEDGGLRQGIFSHFLIKGLKGQADVDVNKTITIKELFDYVYKNVREYTGNVQSPMIAGDYDEHMPVGFIRKD, from the coding sequence ATGAAATATGGATTCATTTTATTCCTGCTCATTAGCATTCCATTCGAACTCTTTTGTCAAACCTGTATCAAGGGAGATTGTAAAAATGGTTTCGGCTCCTGTTATTACAGCAATGGAGGGCGATACACCGGTGAATTTCAGCTGGCAAAACGTAATGGAAAAGGAATCTATTATTATGCCAATCAAAATAAATACCTGGGCGAATGGCGCAATGATTTAAGGGAAGGGGAAGGCAAACTCATCTTCCGGAATGGGGATGTGTACAGCGGTAATTTTAAAGCGGATAAAATGGAAGGCTATGGGGTCATGGAATTTGGTTCTAAAGACCGATATGATGGCAACTGGAAACTCAATAAACCAAGTGGAAAAGGAACCTACTATTTTGCTGCCGGAGACCGGTATGAAGGTGATTTTGTGGATGCCCGTTTTGAAGGGGAAGGAACCATGTATTACCGAAATGGAGCGAAATACCTAGGGCAATGGAAACAAAGTAAAAAACATGGCTACGGAGAATTAATCACCAAAGAAGGGAAAAGCATCGTAGCCCAATGGGAGGCTGACAAACCATTGAAAGTGTTGGATGAATCCCCAGCAATTGCTAAAGATGAAGTTATTGTCCAGGATAAACCAGAGGACACCAAACAAGATAAAATTAACGAGACAGCTGTTATTAAAGACACGGTTTTAGAATCCAAAAACAAACAGCAGGACGCAGAAAAACCGATCGTTCAGAATGAAACCAAACCTCAAAATCCGGTTTGTGAGCAGGAGGAAAAATTGCCAAACTGCAATACCAGTTATTGCGCTGAGGGGAAAGGCATATTCTATTACAGTGACGGATCCAAATATGTTGGGCAATTTGAATTGGGTGAGCCACATGGCAAAGGAATCTGTTTTTATGCCAACGGAGATCGTTACGATGGATATTGGGATAAACATGCTCCTCATGGAGAAGGAACCATGTATTTCGTTTCCGGCTTAACGTATGTTGCCTTATGGGATCATGGCAAAGTTCAAAAACAACTTTCCCGAAAGCAAGAATTTCGGTTAAATCCAAACATAGAAGTAGATCAGAATCCGGAAGTAAAAATATGGGCGGTTGTAGTTGGGATTGCGCGGTACGAACACATGCCCAGTTTAAAATATTCCGATGACGATGCGTATCGAATTTATGCCTTTTTAAAAAGTCCGGAAGGAGGCGCACTTAAAGATGAACAGATTCGGGTTTTGATCGATGAAGATGCGACCCGTTTAAAAATTTTACAAGCACTGAATGAGGTGTTTTTAAAAGCGGATGACAACGATGTCGTGATGTTGTATTATTCAGGTCACGGACTGGAAGGAACCTTTATTCCAATCGATTACGATGGTACCAATAATTTGATCTCCCACGAAGAAATCAAAGATCTCCTGAGTCGTTCCAAAGCAAAACATAAAATCTGTTATTTCGATGCCTGTTATTCGGGCAGTTTGCTGGCCGCTAAAGGTCCTTATTCAAATTCCCTTTTGTATTTCTATGACGAACTCGACCGCACACCCGGCGGTACTGCATTTTTGATGTCTTCCAAAAACAAAGAATTTTCTTTGGAAGACGGTGGATTACGGCAAGGCATTTTTTCACATTTTCTAATCAAAGGGTTGAAAGGGCAAGCGGATGTTGATGTAAACAAAACCATTACCATCAAGGAATTATTTGATTATGTCTATAAAAATGTTCGTGAATATACGGGCAATGTTCAATCACCTATGATTGCTGGCGATTACGATGAGCACATGCCGGTTGGATTTATTAGGAAAGATTGA
- a CDS encoding DUF4920 domain-containing protein: protein MKYYVLATAILGLTACKTENKQAEAPAAVNPAMSMEYYGDTIQTTDAKSVDETLMSLKTTDSTITSVTGYVTGVCQMKGCWMILSQNPDDTTGFFVKFRDYGFFVPKDLSGSKVTIQGKAYKEITGVDELKHYAEDEGKSAAEIAKITAPKEEMKFMANGVAVIERKK, encoded by the coding sequence ATGAAATATTATGTCTTAGCTACAGCCATCTTGGGTTTAACGGCTTGTAAAACGGAAAACAAACAAGCAGAAGCTCCGGCTGCAGTGAATCCTGCCATGAGCATGGAGTATTATGGGGATACGATTCAAACAACAGACGCAAAATCGGTTGACGAAACCCTGATGAGTTTAAAAACAACTGACAGTACGATCACTTCTGTAACCGGTTATGTTACCGGAGTTTGTCAGATGAAAGGCTGCTGGATGATTCTCAGTCAAAATCCAGATGATACTACTGGATTTTTTGTAAAATTCAGAGACTATGGCTTTTTTGTGCCTAAAGATCTAAGTGGTTCCAAAGTGACCATTCAAGGCAAAGCCTATAAAGAAATTACTGGAGTCGATGAATTAAAACATTATGCCGAAGATGAAGGCAAATCCGCAGCAGAAATTGCAAAAATCACAGCCCCCAAAGAGGAAATGAAATTTATGGCGAATGGGGTTGCTGTTATCGAACGTAAAAAATAA
- a CDS encoding class I fructose-bisphosphate aldolase has protein sequence MSNKSTAEILGDKASFYLDHQCKTISKEQLHLPSQQHLDQVWTVSNRSNQVLKSMQSILNQGRLGSSGYVSILPVDQGIEHSAGASFAPNPMYFDPENIVKLAIEGGCNAVASTFGVLASVSRKYAHKIPFIVKANHNELLTYPNKADQILFGNVRDAWNMGAVGIGATIYFGSDQSTRQLVEIANAFEEAHQLGMVTVLWCYLRNASFKKDGVDYHNAADLTGQANHLGVTIQADIIKQKLPTNNGGYTALNMGGSSYGKLNPKMYTELSSDHPIDLCRYQVANCYMGRVGLINSGGESKGSSDLQEAVTTAVINKRAGGMGLISGRKAFQKPMQEGIEILNAIQNVYLDRGVTVA, from the coding sequence ATGTCAAATAAATCTACTGCAGAAATTTTAGGTGATAAGGCGTCCTTTTATTTAGATCACCAATGCAAGACCATTTCTAAAGAACAATTGCATCTACCTTCCCAGCAGCATCTGGATCAGGTATGGACTGTGAGCAATCGCAGCAATCAGGTATTGAAAAGCATGCAATCGATTTTAAATCAGGGTCGCTTAGGATCCAGTGGATATGTTTCCATCCTGCCTGTAGATCAGGGCATCGAGCACAGTGCCGGTGCTTCGTTTGCTCCAAATCCCATGTATTTTGATCCGGAAAATATCGTTAAGCTGGCCATTGAGGGGGGCTGCAATGCCGTTGCATCCACCTTTGGAGTTCTGGCATCCGTTTCCAGAAAATACGCACATAAAATTCCATTTATTGTAAAAGCAAATCACAACGAATTGCTGACCTATCCAAATAAAGCGGACCAGATTTTATTTGGGAATGTACGGGATGCCTGGAACATGGGAGCCGTAGGTATCGGTGCCACGATTTATTTCGGCTCCGATCAAAGTACCCGTCAACTTGTTGAAATAGCCAATGCATTTGAAGAAGCTCATCAATTGGGCATGGTAACCGTTCTTTGGTGTTACTTGCGCAATGCATCTTTCAAAAAAGATGGAGTAGACTATCACAATGCTGCCGATCTCACCGGACAAGCAAATCATTTGGGAGTTACGATCCAGGCAGATATTATCAAACAAAAATTACCTACCAACAATGGAGGATATACTGCCTTAAATATGGGAGGATCCTCTTATGGTAAGCTCAATCCAAAAATGTACACTGAATTAAGTAGCGATCACCCCATTGATTTATGCCGATACCAGGTAGCCAATTGTTATATGGGCCGCGTCGGTTTAATCAACAGCGGGGGCGAATCCAAGGGAAGTTCAGACTTACAGGAAGCAGTAACCACTGCCGTTATCAATAAACGCGCCGGTGGCATGGGATTGATTTCCGGTCGTAAAGCATTTCAAAAACCAATGCAGGAAGGAATTGAAATTCTGAATGCCATTCAGAATGTGTATTTGGATCGTGGTGTGACTGTTGCCTAA
- a CDS encoding T9SS type A sorting domain-containing protein, whose translation MKNLLLFYSLTLFSTNILSQKYDFKWIMGYSSADNPLDTGWGCAIMDFNTEDGNPVFYEEKYKRIDFNTNTINICDEKGDYLFSFNGAYIDGPNDSLMENADQLTDEPFEKYPEFGTASFQGTLILPSPGNDNQYLVFNKVPHYFDNFGLSHRYLEYSIVDMTKNNGKGKMIKRRVRILQDTLDDTGLSAIKHANGRDWWLICCKDTRLEYFVFLVSPSGAQLKHRFDFPKIKSRGEAGQNVFSSDGKLFASARVDRPKAFYYLNWFNFDRCSGILSDYVNIKLPFQPQQWYAGAMFSKNDAYFYYACVDTLYQFEVFNGLPQNRKVVDYYDGYREVIGPNFTASTEFGPLSYAPDGKAYMNEILGFRSMHTLHEPDLPTPLCNFKQHDIYCPTMKISIPVFPNFRLGPIDGSSCDTLGIDNVPWCHWRYNQDTANHLQFYFKDLSAYNVENWYWNFGDPASTSNTSTELNPSHKFTANGIYTVCLIVSNQNGADTLCRNIQIGTVNLQNTEKINISAWPNPCKDFLVVNLIDYNPQNLTLELYDLNGCLILSQKGFQGSNFIKLPSISSAIYLLVIKEFGMTLKSFRIIKQ comes from the coding sequence ATGAAAAATTTATTACTCTTTTACAGCTTAACATTATTTTCAACTAACATATTAAGTCAAAAATACGATTTTAAATGGATCATGGGTTATAGCAGTGCAGACAACCCGCTTGACACAGGATGGGGTTGTGCTATAATGGATTTTAATACCGAAGATGGTAATCCTGTTTTTTATGAAGAGAAATATAAACGAATTGACTTTAACACAAACACAATAAATATTTGTGACGAAAAAGGCGATTACCTCTTTTCGTTTAATGGTGCTTACATTGATGGGCCCAATGACAGTTTAATGGAAAATGCTGATCAACTTACAGACGAACCATTTGAAAAGTATCCTGAATTTGGGACTGCTTCATTTCAAGGAACATTAATTCTACCTTCTCCTGGAAATGATAATCAATATTTGGTCTTTAATAAAGTACCTCATTATTTTGACAATTTTGGATTGAGTCATAGATATCTTGAATATTCAATTGTGGATATGACCAAAAATAATGGTAAAGGAAAAATGATTAAAAGGAGAGTTAGAATATTGCAAGACACATTGGACGACACCGGTTTATCAGCAATTAAACATGCAAATGGGAGAGATTGGTGGTTGATTTGTTGTAAAGATACAAGGCTTGAATATTTTGTATTTTTAGTTTCCCCGAGCGGTGCCCAATTAAAACACCGTTTTGATTTTCCTAAAATAAAGTCTCGAGGAGAAGCCGGCCAAAATGTATTTTCAAGTGATGGTAAATTATTTGCTAGTGCACGTGTTGACCGCCCAAAAGCATTTTACTATCTCAATTGGTTTAATTTTGACCGTTGCAGTGGAATTCTATCTGATTATGTAAATATTAAATTACCCTTTCAGCCTCAACAATGGTATGCAGGAGCTATGTTTTCAAAAAATGATGCGTATTTTTATTATGCATGCGTTGACACTTTGTATCAATTTGAAGTCTTCAATGGCTTGCCACAAAATCGCAAAGTAGTTGACTATTACGATGGTTACAGAGAAGTGATTGGGCCAAATTTTACTGCTTCTACAGAGTTTGGACCCCTTTCTTACGCACCCGACGGGAAAGCATATATGAATGAAATCCTAGGTTTTAGATCTATGCATACGCTACACGAACCTGACCTACCCACTCCTTTATGCAATTTTAAGCAGCATGATATATATTGCCCAACTATGAAAATTAGCATTCCCGTATTTCCAAATTTTAGACTGGGACCCATAGATGGGAGTTCCTGCGATACTTTAGGTATTGATAATGTACCCTGGTGCCATTGGCGGTATAATCAGGATACAGCCAACCATCTGCAATTTTATTTTAAAGATCTCAGTGCTTACAATGTTGAAAATTGGTACTGGAATTTTGGAGATCCTGCAAGCACATCAAATACAAGTACTGAATTAAATCCATCACATAAATTTACTGCCAATGGGATTTATACTGTCTGCTTAATTGTATCAAACCAAAATGGTGCAGATACGCTTTGTAGAAACATTCAAATCGGAACAGTTAATTTACAAAATACTGAAAAAATAAATATCTCTGCTTGGCCCAATCCTTGCAAAGATTTTTTAGTTGTAAATCTTATAGATTACAATCCACAGAATTTAACTCTGGAATTGTATGATTTAAATGGTTGTTTAATTCTCAGTCAAAAAGGATTTCAGGGTAGTAATTTTATAAAATTACCTTCAATTTCTTCAGCAATTTACTTATTAGTAATCAAAGAATTTGGCATGACTTTAAAATCATTCCGCATTATTAAACAATAG
- the infB gene encoding translation initiation factor IF-2, which translates to MKLLVKVATELNVGLHTVVEHLQKKGFEIDQKPTAKVTDEMYAELLKEFQGSIKEKEAADLLQKTMPAAPVVTKDKPKINLFGDPTPAPPPPAPKEKVETKKEVVPEVKPEEVISAKVDEENKPKIKVVGKIDLEKPESKTKKKTKKQEVVEAPPVKVEPVVPEIPAEEEITRIEAPQLKGLKILGKIDTNKFKEPSKKKEEAKKPAASSTPGASQSKSTAESEADKKKRKRKRKKVNTNEFQSDDRRGGVRRPEETVKEVTQKEIEDQIKATMARLNLGGKNRRSKIRRDKRVVMREKEELKQSAEDHAVLQLTEFVTVSELASLMNVPVTDIIMTCMNMGIIVSINQRLDAEVIEILSEEFGHKIEFISAEEIDEDTEEEEEDPNALVERAPIVTVMGHVDHGKTSLLDYIRSANVASGEAGGITQHIGAYEVVVGKDKKHITFLDTPGHEAFTAMRARGAKVTDVAVIIVAADDRIMPQTKEAISHAQAANVPMVFAINKVDKAGADPERIKNELSQMNLLVEEWGGKYQSQDISAKTGQGIEQLLEKILLEAEVLNLKANPSRMATGTVIEASLDKGRGYVTKLLVQNGSLNNGDIILAGDHAGRVKAMFNERGQKLKTAGPSTPVMVLGLQGAPTAGEKFKEMEDEAEARLLASKRSQINREQTNRASKRISLDEVGRRLALGNFKELKLIIKGDVDGSVEALSDSLIKLSVESIKVSVIHKAVGQIVDSDILLASASDAIIIGFQVRPSPSARALAEKEGVEIKMYSIIYEAIDEIRAAMEGMLEPTKVEKIVGQAEVREVFKVSKIGTIAGCMVIDGKIARNNPIRVIRNGIVVFPNREGATGELASLKRFKDDAKDVKENMECGISVKNFNDIKVGDIIEAIEITEVKQKL; encoded by the coding sequence ATGAAGTTATTAGTTAAAGTAGCAACGGAGTTAAACGTCGGACTGCACACAGTCGTTGAACACTTGCAGAAAAAGGGATTTGAGATTGATCAAAAACCTACTGCAAAAGTTACCGATGAAATGTATGCCGAGCTGTTAAAGGAATTTCAAGGATCTATCAAGGAGAAGGAAGCTGCTGACCTTCTTCAAAAAACAATGCCGGCTGCTCCTGTAGTAACTAAGGATAAGCCAAAAATAAATTTATTTGGAGATCCAACACCAGCACCTCCACCTCCTGCACCAAAGGAGAAAGTTGAAACTAAAAAAGAAGTAGTTCCGGAAGTAAAACCGGAAGAAGTTATCAGTGCAAAAGTTGATGAAGAAAATAAACCTAAAATAAAGGTTGTTGGAAAAATCGACCTGGAAAAACCGGAATCCAAGACTAAGAAAAAAACAAAAAAGCAAGAAGTAGTCGAAGCCCCACCAGTAAAAGTGGAGCCGGTTGTACCAGAAATTCCGGCAGAAGAAGAAATTACGCGAATTGAAGCTCCTCAATTAAAAGGGCTAAAGATTCTTGGTAAAATTGATACCAATAAATTTAAAGAACCCTCTAAGAAAAAAGAAGAAGCTAAAAAACCAGCGGCTTCTTCCACACCCGGAGCGTCTCAATCTAAATCAACAGCCGAGTCAGAAGCTGATAAAAAGAAACGCAAACGCAAACGCAAAAAAGTTAATACCAACGAGTTTCAATCTGATGATCGTCGGGGAGGTGTGCGTCGTCCGGAGGAAACAGTAAAAGAGGTTACACAAAAAGAAATTGAAGATCAAATTAAGGCTACCATGGCCCGCCTTAATTTAGGAGGTAAAAACAGACGTTCAAAAATCAGAAGAGATAAGCGGGTGGTGATGCGTGAAAAAGAAGAATTGAAACAATCTGCTGAAGATCACGCCGTATTGCAATTAACTGAGTTTGTAACTGTTTCTGAATTGGCAAGCTTGATGAATGTACCGGTAACGGATATTATCATGACCTGCATGAATATGGGCATTATCGTTTCTATAAATCAGCGATTGGATGCAGAAGTAATTGAAATACTTTCAGAAGAATTTGGACATAAAATAGAATTTATCAGTGCAGAAGAAATTGATGAAGACACGGAAGAAGAAGAAGAAGATCCAAATGCATTGGTAGAACGAGCACCCATCGTTACAGTAATGGGTCACGTGGATCATGGGAAAACCTCTTTATTGGATTATATCCGAAGTGCAAATGTAGCATCCGGTGAAGCGGGTGGAATTACCCAACACATCGGTGCTTACGAAGTCGTTGTCGGTAAGGACAAAAAGCACATTACTTTCTTGGATACACCGGGACACGAAGCATTTACAGCGATGCGTGCGCGGGGTGCGAAAGTGACAGACGTTGCTGTAATTATTGTAGCAGCAGACGACCGGATCATGCCACAAACCAAGGAAGCAATCAGCCATGCGCAAGCAGCGAATGTTCCAATGGTTTTTGCAATCAACAAGGTAGACAAAGCTGGAGCCGATCCAGAGCGAATTAAAAATGAATTGTCTCAAATGAATTTATTGGTTGAAGAATGGGGCGGTAAATACCAGTCTCAGGATATTTCAGCTAAAACCGGACAAGGCATCGAACAATTACTTGAAAAAATATTGCTTGAAGCGGAAGTACTCAATTTAAAAGCCAATCCAAGCCGGATGGCAACGGGAACCGTTATCGAAGCATCTTTAGATAAAGGACGTGGTTATGTAACCAAATTATTAGTCCAAAACGGTAGCTTAAACAATGGGGATATTATACTTGCAGGTGATCATGCCGGTAGAGTAAAAGCCATGTTTAATGAACGCGGACAAAAACTAAAAACTGCTGGTCCTTCAACGCCCGTTATGGTTTTGGGTTTACAAGGTGCACCCACCGCCGGAGAAAAGTTTAAAGAAATGGAGGATGAGGCAGAAGCACGCTTGTTGGCAAGCAAACGCTCACAGATCAATCGCGAACAAACCAACAGAGCATCTAAACGGATTTCTTTGGATGAGGTTGGAAGACGTTTGGCTTTAGGTAATTTCAAAGAACTTAAATTAATTATCAAAGGGGATGTCGATGGTTCTGTTGAAGCCCTTTCAGATAGTTTGATTAAACTTTCTGTAGAATCCATCAAGGTAAGTGTAATCCATAAAGCGGTCGGACAAATTGTAGATTCTGATATTTTGTTGGCTTCTGCATCCGATGCGATTATCATAGGCTTCCAGGTTCGACCTTCACCCAGTGCCAGGGCATTGGCTGAAAAAGAAGGCGTTGAAATTAAAATGTATTCCATCATCTATGAAGCCATCGATGAAATTCGCGCTGCTATGGAGGGCATGTTAGAACCTACTAAAGTGGAAAAAATTGTAGGTCAGGCAGAAGTCCGTGAAGTTTTCAAGGTATCAAAAATTGGAACCATTGCAGGATGTATGGTCATTGATGGAAAAATTGCCCGTAACAATCCAATTCGGGTGATACGCAATGGCATCGTCGTGTTTCCAAATCGCGAAGGTGCAACCGGTGAGTTAGCCTCCCTCAAACGATTTAAGGATGATGCCAAAGACGTCAAAGAGAATATGGAATGCGGTATTTCCGTTAAAAACTTTAATGACATTAAAGTAGGAGATATCATTGAAGCCATCGAGATTACAGAAGTTAAGCAAAAATTATAG
- the nusA gene encoding transcription termination/antitermination protein NusA, which produces MKLVETFAEFKAGKNIDRPTLMRVLEDVFRSLIRKKYGSDENFNVIVNTQKGDLEIWRIRKIVPDGEVTDDLKEIAISEALSIDEDYEVGLECYEQLELDDFGRRAIMAARQTLVSRVMELEKDDVYKRYSEREGEMVIGEVNQVLKKEFLIIDDATSNELILPKTETIRGDHFRKGDIVRSVIKKVELRNSLPVITLSRTDSNFLQRLMEQEVPEIEDGLIVIRKIVRIPGERAKVAVESFDDRIDPVGACVGMKGSRIHGIVRELRNENIDIVNFTNNQTLYIQRSLTPAKITTIELDDATKKANVYLKADQLSLAIGKGGANIKLASKLTGYEIDVYRDQEEGELDDVDLDEFTDEIEEWVIEAFKKIGCDTARSVLNLSVEELVRRTDLEEETVQEVIKILDEEFKD; this is translated from the coding sequence ATGAAACTTGTAGAAACTTTTGCAGAATTTAAAGCCGGAAAAAATATAGACCGCCCTACACTCATGCGGGTGTTGGAAGATGTATTCCGCTCCCTAATCCGGAAAAAATACGGTTCAGATGAAAATTTCAATGTCATCGTAAATACTCAAAAAGGGGATTTGGAAATTTGGCGTATTCGCAAAATTGTACCCGATGGCGAGGTAACCGATGATCTCAAAGAAATTGCTATTTCTGAAGCGCTTTCAATTGATGAGGATTATGAAGTAGGCCTTGAATGTTACGAGCAGTTGGAACTGGATGATTTTGGCAGACGGGCCATCATGGCAGCACGCCAAACACTTGTTTCTCGTGTCATGGAATTGGAAAAAGACGACGTATACAAGCGATACAGTGAACGGGAAGGTGAAATGGTTATTGGTGAAGTCAACCAGGTATTGAAAAAAGAATTTTTAATTATTGACGATGCAACCAGTAACGAATTAATTTTACCTAAAACGGAAACCATCCGTGGAGATCATTTTAGAAAAGGAGATATCGTACGTTCTGTAATTAAAAAAGTAGAATTGCGCAACAGCTTACCCGTAATTACACTTTCCAGAACAGACAGTAATTTCTTGCAGCGATTGATGGAACAGGAAGTACCAGAAATTGAAGATGGTTTGATTGTTATACGAAAAATCGTTCGGATACCGGGTGAACGTGCCAAAGTTGCCGTTGAATCATTTGATGACCGAATCGATCCGGTTGGTGCTTGTGTGGGTATGAAAGGAAGCAGAATCCACGGTATTGTACGCGAATTGAGAAATGAAAACATTGATATTGTAAATTTTACCAATAATCAAACACTGTATATCCAACGTTCGTTGACTCCTGCTAAAATCACGACCATCGAACTGGATGATGCTACGAAAAAAGCAAATGTATATTTGAAAGCAGATCAACTTTCACTGGCCATTGGTAAGGGAGGTGCAAATATTAAATTGGCATCTAAATTAACCGGCTATGAAATTGATGTATATCGGGATCAGGAAGAAGGTGAATTGGATGATGTGGATCTGGATGAATTTACAGATGAAATTGAAGAATGGGTTATTGAAGCATTTAAGAAGATTGGATGCGATACGGCCAGAAGTGTATTAAATTTAAGTGTTGAAGAATTGGTACGTAGAACTGATTTGGAAGAAGAAACCGTTCAGGAAGTAATCAAAATTCTGGACGAGGAATTTAAAGATTGA